The DNA region GACCGAACTGTGTACGCGGGGCGCCACCACGCCCGGCCCGTCGCCGTCCCCCTACGTGGACCTCAGTCGGGCCGAGTGGAGCGCGCTGCGCGAGCGTACGCCGCTGCCGCTGACCGCGCAGGAGGTGGAACGGCTGCGCGGCCTGGGCACCGCCCTCGACCTGGACGAGGTCCGTGACGTCTACCTGCCGCTGTCCCGGCTGCTGAACCTCTACATCCACGCCACGCACGACCTGCGGGGCGCGCTGGGCACGTTCCTGGACACCGGGGACACCGAGCGCACCCGCACCCCGTTCATCATCGGGGTGGCCGGCTCGGTCGCGGTCGGCAAGTCCACCACGGCCCGCCTGCTGCAGGCGCTGCTGGCCCGCTGGCCGGAACACCCCCGGGTCGAGCTGGTCACCACGGACGGGTTCCTGCTGCCCAACGCCGAGCTGCGCAGACGCGGGCTGATGGCCCGCAAGGGCTTCCCCGAGTCGTACGACCGCCGGGCGCTGATGCGGTTCGTCGCGGACGTGAAGGCCGGCAAGGAGAGGGTCTCCGCCCCGGTCTACTCGCACCTGGTGTACGACATCGTGCCCGGGGAGCGGCTCACCGTGGAGCGCCCGGACATCCTGATCGTCGAGGGGCTGAACGTGCTCCAGCCGGCGCTGCCCGGCAACGACGGCCGGACCAGGCTCGCGGTGACCGACTACTTCGACTTCTCGATCTACGTCGACGCCCGCACCGACGACATCGAGAGCTGGTACCTGGACCGGTTCCGCAAGCTGCGCCGGACGGCCTTCCAGGACCCGAACTCCTACTTCCGCCGGTTCACCGAGGTGCCGGAGGAGGAGGCGATGGAGTACGGCCGCCAGGTGTGGCGCACCATCAACAAGCCGAACCTGCTGGAGAACGTGCTGCCCACCCGCGGCAGGGCGACGCTGATCCTGCAGAAGGGCTCGGACCACAAGGTCCGCCGGGCGCTGCTGCGCAAGCTCTGAGGCGGCGTGCCCGGGACGGCCCCGGGCGCGCCGAAGGGTCCGGACGCACCGGACGGCCCGGACGCACCGGACGCACCCCGGACGGCCCGGGTGCGCCGAGGACCCCGGACACGCCGGAGGGCCCCCGCCGAGGCGGGGGCCCTCCGGCACGCGGCGGGGCGGTCAGCCCAGGTACGTCCGGACCGCCTCGGCGAGCCGCTCCGCGACGGCCTTGGACTGCGACTCGTCGGCGGCCTCGACCATCACCCGGACCAGCGGCTCGGTGCCGGAGGACCGCAGCAGCACCCGGCCGGTGGAGCCCAGCTCGGCTTCGGCCGCGGCGACGGCGGCGGCCAGCTCCTCGCTGGTGTTCACCCGGCTCTTGTCGACGCCCTTGACGTTGATCAGCACCTGCGGCAGCCGGGTCATCACGGCGGCCAGGTCGGC from Kitasatospora sp. NBC_00458 includes:
- the coaA gene encoding type I pantothenate kinase, whose translation is MEHVLTELCTRGATTPGPSPSPYVDLSRAEWSALRERTPLPLTAQEVERLRGLGTALDLDEVRDVYLPLSRLLNLYIHATHDLRGALGTFLDTGDTERTRTPFIIGVAGSVAVGKSTTARLLQALLARWPEHPRVELVTTDGFLLPNAELRRRGLMARKGFPESYDRRALMRFVADVKAGKERVSAPVYSHLVYDIVPGERLTVERPDILIVEGLNVLQPALPGNDGRTRLAVTDYFDFSIYVDARTDDIESWYLDRFRKLRRTAFQDPNSYFRRFTEVPEEEAMEYGRQVWRTINKPNLLENVLPTRGRATLILQKGSDHKVRRALLRKL